A single window of Aphidius gifuensis isolate YNYX2018 linkage group LG1, ASM1490517v1, whole genome shotgun sequence DNA harbors:
- the LOC122847404 gene encoding arginine-glutamic acid dipeptide repeats protein isoform X5 yields MSAGTQGEIRVGPSHQELVSCQARLPDYRPSVPSTELLPDPEFSKEREELRWIPAMSLDGPLLMYLRAARSMAAFAGMCDGASPDDGCAAASRDDTTINALDILHDSGYDSGRALQALVKCPVPKGIDKKWPEEDTKRFIKGLRSFGKNFWRIKKELLPHKDTPELVEFYYLWKKTPAANISRPPRRRRPGSLRRIRNTRNSRSGTPKEEPSTPKETTSTNNTPVKETSTSEPETPTVVVGSGGGADNSTSGGTTGNGTSGNTGSVSNNTNTTNNNNNNNNSNNNNNNSNNSNNSNSNSNNNNNNSSTSNPGSGGGGGGGGEASSVTEDDNSEEDSDSRDTNTNNSAFERSCQHCFSTSSKDYQVAGKDRLLLCSECRTHLKKTGELPPAAPYLFRPVPAESPESPGRMRTRNKAKETPRPSRPRRTGGTDTPDQDKQQQMQQNQQTPDKKKKGNNAKVETPKKGQKRPQADDNEEDKDTQKRKRPDSPAESLTTDSNSLMDEPERDTEIDTNTNSTIQQVPPIVDENAALSPPTPIQSIPTMTTTTTSSLITSLPASSSTTTAATAAVTTVTTSATTISSTEMTTIMTTSSALATTTTAATASTTNTLTVTETSVSAITTPPIMTTTTATTTSSSLLSSSSSLLTTSSILPLSTAPITTTASIPTTVTTTTSIMAASIKEEIPELPPASTPNHNHLLPSSLTTTSVASLNAPITVPTTVQQSISVAVPISSTPSMPLISDILIMPAIPGIPMLSDLHSIDNKKSTIIDENIEIKSEIEDTNLQSNVNNIKPIQLKTEPLSGPHDTEMSPINNNNEDTKESITDVSQHLQNLNSSSQSMLINDLSQNTSRILSQPMTNPILMIPQSIPHLQIGSQLPAHITSSHSQGLLNLQSSYGSNIPPTQTVPQNLSQSIQMPQNISQTPPSNLPPPRDILPPPNLTNHHLHHHHHHHHQNQIDHISQSIPQNMAIPPPLNLNIPQNLSQIPQMPQIPSSSPQPLGLNIVPQQQQQQQQQQQQDNNSNNSIRMPERIPTDDRLRQHNQEQQMQQQQQQQQQQQRISDNRMMEPQERLEMIPTESPNHFQPIQPPPPLPPPPLQLPTSMLQSGINEKPQAIYNLSATPPMEPQNLKIKQEIILPEPDPLQSLKEVKVPGFQGGFPGPSLDNIKKDPDAGKPPTPSKHSHSHLHSHSHTSQQSTGLSSAPQQPPTSSSSSSSSSSSQLLSAPLQPLNQPSQNQPPSIQSVAASPTSLPPPPTSIPQPVMHPSQQPSPHMATHPFHPHHSLMHHPLFAAMHSYHPHPYSGYPAVPGYPGFPPYPYGPVPHAIPPPSPQRSEATTMMTAHHSSTSSSSVTTREEGDNHIATHHHSSSMHQATTLQHHDKHMSISSHSSHSHSSSHSSSHNSQRKQPSMVSACLTSSASVHHHHRPPQQSHHQQQPPSSSSSSSQPQMNNQITQQSQSQQQQQQQQQQQQQQQQQHQQQQQQQQQQQQQHQQQQAQQQQQQQQQQVQQQQQQQQQQQQIHHHPHHHHHHQQPQHQQLPPHPQQQQHQPPPLPIEPKIEQEMIEPEPEEPPSPRGPSPEPRIEDSECHRSQSAIFLRHWNRGENNSCTRTDLMFKPVPDSKLARKREERTRKQAERDREERDRAVQQQARKMTTPEKQPEVCKPPSRGPMEPVVSPYDRYAARPAYADTPALRQLSEYARPHAAFSPARHPAPPDPMLPMHYMYGPGARERLEMEREHMEREKREREIRELRERELNDRLKEELLKGTPRPMPGPVDPHWLEVHRRYAAGLAPGPSGPPQGLHQFGLYGAGPGPSPLDRERLERLAVAGGNYPRPGMMSRDPGMGLHPAELLGRPYADMAAHHEQLQRHLMMERERYPQHASLVAHHEEYLRFVTQQQQQQHNNEKNMFLQQRERELKVRVLEEAARGPRQ; encoded by the exons ATGTCCGCCGGCACCCAGGGCGAGATTCGGGTCGGTCCATCGCACCAG GAATTGGTTTCTTGCCAGGCTCGCTTGCCTGACTATCGGCCGAGTGTTCCATCAACTGAGCTGCTACCAGATCCAGAGTTTTCAAAAGAACGTGAGGAATTAAGATGGATACCGGCAATGTCATTGGATGGACCACTTCTCATGTATCTGAGGGCGGCCCGATCAATGGCTGCATTTGCTGGTATGTGTGACGGTGCATCACCAGATGATGGTTGTGCAGCAGCATCAAGAGACGATACAACAATCAACGCACTTGATATACTTCACGATTCTGGATATGATTCTGGTAGGGCATTACAAGCCCTTGTTAAATGTCCAGTACCAAAAGGAATCGATAAAAAATGGCCAGAAGAAGACact aAACGCTTTATCAAGGGTTTACGTTCatttggtaaaaatttttggcgtattaaaaaagaattattaccTCATAAAGATACACCTGaacttgttgaattttattatttgtggaaaaaaaCACCTGCAGCAAATATTAGTCGACCACCAAGACGTCGACGACCAGGTTCATTACGACGTATACGTAATACAAGAAATTCAAGATCAGGTACACCAAAAGAAGAGCCATCAACACCAAAAgaaacaacatcaacaaataatacaccAGTCAAAGAAACATCAACATCAGAGCCTGAAACACCAACTGTTGTTGTTGGcagtggtggtggtgctgACAATAGTACTAGTGGTGGTACAACTGGTAACGGTACCAGTGGAAATACTGGATCAGtatcaaataatacaaatacaacaaataataataataataacaacaacagcaacaataacaataataatagtaacaatagtaataatagtaatagtaatagtaataataacaataataatagtagtacAAGCAATCCAGGCagtggtggaggtggtggagGAGGTGGTGAAGCAAGTTCAGTAACAGAAGACGATAATTCAGAAGAAGATAGTGATTCAAGagatacaaatacaaataattcagCATTTGAAAGATCTTGTCAGCATTGTTTTTCAACTTCATCAAAAGATTATCAAGTTGCTGGTAAAGATAGATTATTATTGTGTTCAGAATGTCGtactcatttaaaaaaaactggaGAATTACCACCAGCAGCACCATATCTATTTCGACCAGTGCCTGCAGAATCGCCGGAGAGTCCCGGTAGAATGCGAACACGTAATAAAGCTAAAGAAACACCAAGACCATCAAGACCACGTAGAACAGGTGGTACTGATACACCAGATCaagataaacaacaacaaatgcaacaaaatcaacaaactcctgacaaaaagaaaaaaggtaATAACGCCAAAGTGGAGACTCCAAAAAAGGGCCAAAAGAGGCCCCAAGCCGATGACAATGAGGAGGATAAGGATACACAAAAACGTAAACGTCCTGATAGTCCAGCTGAGTCATTAACAACTGACTCAAATTCACTTATGGATGAACCAGAACGTGATACTGAAATtgatacaaatacaaatagtACAATACAACAAGTACCaccaattgttgatgaaaatgcTGCCTTATCACCACCAACTCCTATTCAATCAATACCAACAATGACAAcgacaacaacatcatcattaataactTCGTTACctgcatcatcatcaacaacaactgcTGCTACTGCTGCTGTTACTACTGTAACCACATCAGCAACTACAATTTCATCCACAGAAATGACAACAATAATGACAACGTCATCAGCATtggcaacaacaacaacagcagcaacagcatcaacaacaaatacacTGACAGTGACAGAGACATCAGTATCAGCGATAACAACACCACCAATaatgacaacaacaacagcaacaacaacatcatcgtCGTTGTTGTCGTCGTCGTCATCTTTATTAACTACATCGTCAATATTGCCATTGTCAACAGCACCAATAACTACTACGGCATCAATACCAACTAcagtaacaacaacaacaagcatAATGGCAGCATctataaaagaagaaattcCTGAATTACCACCGGCTTCAACACCCAATCATAATCATCTTCTTCCATCTTCATTGACAACAACATCGGTTGCAAGTTTAAATGCACCAATAACTGTACCAACAACTGTTCAACAATCAATATCAGTTGCTGTACCAATATCATCAACACCAAGTATGCCACTTATATCAGATATACTTATAATGCCAGCTATACCTGGAATACCAATGTTATCTGATCttcattcaattgataataaaaaatcaacaataattgatgaaaatatagaaataaaaagtgaaattgaagatacaaatttacaaagtaatgtaaataatattaaaccaatacaattaaaaacagAACCATTAAGTGGTCCACATGATACAGAAATGtcaccaattaataataataatgaagatacAAAAGAATCAATAACAGATGTATCACAACATTTACAGAATCTCAATTCATCATCTCAATCAATGCTTATTAATGATTTGAGTCAAAATACATCACGTATACTATCACAACCAATGACTAATCCAATTTTAATGATACCACAAAGTATACCACATTTACAAATTGGATCACAACTACCAGCTCATATAACATCATCACACAGTCaaggtttattaaatttacaatcatCTTATGGTTCAAATATACCTCCAACACAAACTGTACCACAAAATTTATCTCAAAGTATTCAAATGCCACAAAATATCAGTCAGACACCACCAAGTAATTTACCACCACCAAGAGATATATTACCACCTCCAAATTTAACTAATCATCAtttacatcatcatcaccatcatcatcatcaaaatcaaattGATCATATTTCACAATCAATTCCTCAAAATATGGCAATTCCACctccattaaatttaaatattcctcaaaatttatcacaaatacCACAAATGCCACAAATACCATCCTCATCACCACAGCCATTAGGATTAAATATTGtgccacaacaacaacaacaacaacagcaacaacaacaacaagataataatagcaataatagtATAAGAATGCCTGAGAGGATTCCAACAGATGATCGTTTAAGACAACATAATCAAGAGCAACaaatgcaacaacaacaacaacaacagcaacagcaacaacgaATATCAGACAATAGAATGATGGAACCACAAGAAAGATTAGAAATGATACCAACAGAATCACCAAATCATTTTCAACCAAttcaaccaccaccaccattgcCTCCACCACCTTTGCAATTACCAACGTCAATGTTGCAAAGTGGAATTAATGAAAAACCTCAAGCAATATATAATCTTTCAGCAACACCACCAATGGAaccacaaaatttaaaaataaaacaagaaatcATATTACCAGAACCTGATCCACTGCAAAGTTTAAAAGAAGTTAAAGTACCTGGATTTCAAGGTGGCTTTCCTGGACCAAGTTtggataatattaaaaaagatccAGATGCAGGAAAACCACCAACGCCATCAAAACATTCTCATTCACATTTACACTCACATTCACATACGAGTCAACAATCAACAGGATTATCATCAGCTCCACAACAGCCACCGACATCCTCTTCTTCGTCTTCGTCATCGTCTTCTTCTCAATTACTCAGTGCGCCATTACAACCACTGAATCAGCCATCACAAAATCAACCACCATCGATACAATCAGTTGCAGCATCACCAACATCATTGCCACCACCTCCAACGTCAATTCCTCAGCCAGTGATGCATCCAAGTCAACAACCAAGTCCACATATGGCAACACATCCTTTTCATCCTCATCATTCATTGATGCATCATCCACTTTTTGCTGCAATGCATTCGTATCATCCTCATCCTTATTCTGGTTATCCAGCAGTTCCTGGATATCCAGGTTTTCCACCATATCCTTATGGTCCAGTGCCTCATGCCATACCACCACCAAGTCCACAAAGATCTGAAGCAACAACAATGATGACTGCTCATCATTCAAGTACAAGTTCATCAAGTGTTACAACACGTGAAGAGGGTGATAATCATATTGCAACACATCATCATTCGTCGTCAATGCATCAAGCAACGACACTTCAGCATCATGATAAACATATGAGTATATCATCACACTCGTCACACAGTCATTCCTCATCACATTCATCATCACACAATAGTCAACGAAAACAACCATCAATGGTATCTGCTTGTTTAACATCGTCGGCTAgtgttcatcatcatcatcgaccACCTCAACAATCTCATCATCAGCAACAACCgccatcatcttcttcttcgtcATCACAGCCACAAATGAATAATCAAATAACTCAACAATCacaatcacaacaacaacagcagcagcaacaacaacaacagcaacaacagcaacagcagcatcaacaacaacaacaacaacaacagcagcagcaacagcaacatcagCAGCAACAagctcaacaacaacaacagcaacaacaacaacaagtacaacaacagcagcagcaacaacaacagcaacaacaaattcatcatcatccacatcatcaccatcatcatcaacaaccaCAGCATCAACAGTTGCCGCCACatccacaacaacaacaacatcaaccaCCACCTCTTCCAATTGAGCCAAAAATTGAGCAAGAAATGATTGAACCTGAACCTGAAGAACCACCAAGTCCACGTGGACCTTCACCTGAACCACGTATTGAAGATTCTGAATGTCATAGATCACAATCAGCAATATTCCTTCGTCATTGGAATAGaggtgaaaataattcatgtaCAAGAACAGATTTAATGTTTAAACCTGTACCAGATTCAAAATTAGCAAGAAAACGTGAAGAAAGAACACGAAAACAAGCTGAAAGAGATAGAGAAGAAAGAGATCGTGCTGTACAACAACAAGCAAGAAAAATGACAACACCTGAAAAACAACCAGAAGTATGTAAACCACCAAGTCGTGGTCCAATGGAACCAGTTGTATCACCATATGATAGATATGCAGCAAGACCAGCATATGCTGATACACCAGCACTCCGACAATTATCTGAATATGCAAGACCACATGCTGCATTTTCACCAGCTCGACATCCAGCACCACCTGATCCAATGTTACCAATGCATTATATGTATGGACCTGGTGCTAGAGAAAGACTTGAAATGGAAAGAGAACATATGGAAAGAGAAAAACGAGAACGTGAAATAAGAGAATTACGTGAGAGAGAATTAAATGATAGGCTGAAAGAAGAATTACTTAAGGGTACACCAAGACCAATGCCTGGTCCAGTTGATCCACATTGGCTTGAAGTACATAGACGTTATGCTGCTGGTTTGGCACCTGGACCATCGGGACCACCACAAGGGCTTCATCAATTTGGTCTTTATGGAGCGGGACCAGGACCAAGTCCACTTGATCGTGAACGTCTAGAAAGATtag CTGTTGCTGGTGGTAATTATCCAAGACCAGGAATGATGTCAAGGGATCCTGGTATGGGATTACATCCAGCTGAATTACTTGGAAGGCCTTATGCGGATATGGCAGCTCATCATGAACAGCTGCAACGTCATTTAATGATGGAACGAGAAAGATATCCTCAGCATGCATCTCTAGTTGCTCATCATGAAGAGTACCTTAGGTTTGTGAcccaacaacaacagcaacaacataACAATGAGAAGAATATGTTTTT gcAACAACGAGAGCGTGAGTTGAAGGTTCGTGTACTTGAAGAGGCAGCACGTGGACCACGTCAATAA